A window from Drosophila nasuta strain 15112-1781.00 chromosome 3, ASM2355853v1, whole genome shotgun sequence encodes these proteins:
- the LOC132792950 gene encoding mucin-19 isoform X2, whose amino-acid sequence MENRLEKVALNSSNVATESNIKNKLLANLSAANAATTTSSSSVAATGAGTAATATTNSTAAGTTTTTAATNQALNFNNKVKATTATNHSQGNSAIKKHSKLIGGGKGHTNNTTTTSNNSNSTTSSSSSSSSSSNSSESKDTNFEYEDEWNIGGIPELLDDLDADIEKSAAHSGGGNNQTTATTTTTAAAAATSSTTLNAKQANSSTAATSSSAAAHKSHKTTLHSNLSATSPTTIKFTRQPIASGSVSSTPSPAATGSSSSSGSGSSNSSAALSSSKGSSSTGKHHHHHHHHHHHHHHSTAGNSPKGFKSALVAQLNSPGLNHNNNNNNNNSQHQNNNSSSGSSKSSGSTLSSSTFAGFSKGGNLVSSSLSQSSSNSSGSGQQGKLSAGGMSSQTGSGSGSNSSNNNSSSSNNSSGGNNSAGNNSSSNNSGSIGSSGIGGATVSGQSSQGGSGKSSAKMSIDHQATLDKGLKMKIKRTKPGTKSSEAKHEIVKATDQQQQQQQQNGGLGNNSSGGGSSQQDDGGNSSTSNSSGGGSSNANASSLSNSNNNSSSSNSNNSSSGASGNSSSSSSSKKHLNNSSNSSNSSSGSNSGGSGSNQNNAHGSSSNNSGSSSNSNAQSTPQGNKRGSSGHRREKTKDKNAHSNRLSVDKSSAASAAGEKDTPEKNTNNSGSNNNSGSNNSSSSGNSNCQCNGDVAATANAPPCAHHACIRRISNASSGSNSSGASGNSSASAVPPGVFTPSAGSPAAVVSAAASLLAATTAATNAAQSSAGGGGGNSVNPGAANAPGPPGKDASIKISSHIAAQLAAAAASSSSGAGNGSNSNANSYGQGSGGAAAGGTGAGGNAESKAASLAQAKLMAPGMISATMHHTISVPAGSCGPNAGDEESKSPPAKRAKHSDGSKDMVDICIGTSVGTITEPDCLGPCEPGTSVTLEGIVWHETEGGVLVVNVTWRGKTYVGTLLDCTRHDWAPPRFCDSPTEELDSRTPKGRGKRGRSAGLTPDLSNFTETRSSIYFSHAQVHSKLRNGATKGRGATRSASGNAGNSGSSSGNGGGGGATPSTSPTAFLPPRPEKRKSKDEAPSPLNGDGNADGAGGMVSMVNASGIPISASGGGLATQPQSLLNPVTGLNVQINTKKCKTASPCAISPVLLECPEQDCSKKYKHANGLRYHQSHAHGASGSSGGGGASSMDEDSMQAPEEPATPPSPLPAAAATQAATVAAAAAAATTTAAAAAATPIAATATSPPANSTAVANGTTAATAAAAATVATASPVAVPEHVAAAAATAATVVNSSVPDALPALPLVVSAAAANAASVVTTNAVQQQQQQQQQQPQPPTPQQQQQQPQPQQQPQALLAPVVGTAGNQPVAGGSITAGISTQALSQHQQQLLGGLVGNCGAGLPAMLSEQQQQALLQQGALKAGVLRFGPPDAAALQQQQQQQQQQQQQGPASQQSPPGQSPLRPPSLTQDAQQAPPGYAQQQQQQQQQPPPGLKSSPGFGPGSVGASIKPKKNRKSPGPGDFDGSVSRDDVQSPAYSDISDDSTPVADQEMLDKSQPGKHIELMGKKPSELGVPPAPAPNMPPSLAGYGMYQFYPAAQQQQQQQQQQPPPPQPQPQYMVQPGGPEALQQPGKPSQQQQQMQQPGAPPATSQAPQQTHLLAPPPQQQAVGHLADYSNKNKEPPLDLMTKPPTQSVAQQQQQQPGQNDNNGKDSGPPTSQAGQVQPPPVNLSAVAGPPPTGLPPGMAGLAGLGGPTPGKALGHFYPYNFIPPGYPYSVDPNFGPVSIVPSDEAAKLAGHPGLPPSSQAQQQQQSQLAGISIEEERIKESPSPHENSKHLPPQQQLLANKLIKQEPMIKQEIKQEPNSNPGQQQPPPQHQPQQQPQQPPPQPQQPHALHPKDLQALGAYPSIYQRHSISLAAAREEELRRYYMFTDQQRRQNAAAVAAAQGAPGMQPHPGMPQQHKDEASLSAQQQQQQQQQQAQQISIAQQQQVLQQHHQHLQQQQAQQQQQQAQQQQQAAQQQQQAQQQQQQQQQQQKLKQSQAASASANNKATNLTKESPKQKGNSADDDQQQPPKVKQEGQKPTMETQGPPPPPTSQYFLHPSYISPTPFGFDPNHPMYRNVLMSAAGPYNGAPYHLPIPRYHAPEDLSRNTGTKALDALHHAASQYYTTHKIHELSERALKSPTSASGPVKVSVSSPSLGPPQPGGGPSNSGPGSGPNVLGGNGPSQPGSAPGGAGGVPLNLQPPPGSLGGPPSSKSDMAGQKSHGGAPGTVLDAHKQPLPGAPPLGAGPPGSSAVGVGVGGAGNGAPGGAGAADSRSPPPQRHVHTHHHTHVGLGYPMYPAPYGAAVLASQQAAAVAVINPFPPGPSK is encoded by the exons ATGGAAAATCGGCTTGAAAAG GTGGCCCTGAATAGCAGCAACGTAGCAACGGAAAGCaatattaagaataaattGTTAGCTAATTTAAGTGCGGCaaacgcagcaacaacaacgtcatcatcatcggtaGCAGCAACGGGAGCAGGAACAGCggctacagcaacaacaaattcaacggcagcaggaacaacaacaacaacggcggcCACAAACCAAGCATTGAATTTCAATAACAAAGtgaaggcaacaacagcaacgaatcATTCGCAAGGCAACAGTGCGATTAAGAAGCATTCAA AATTAATTGGCGGTGGCAAGGGACACACAAATAATACAAcgacaacaagcaacaacagcaactcaacAACATcgtcgagcagcagcagcagttcgTCATCCAATTCAAGTGAATCAAAGGATACGAATTTTGAGTACGAGGACGAGTGGAATATTGGCGGCATTCCAGAGCTGCTAGACGATCTTGACGCTGACATTGAAAAGTCGGCGGCGCATTCGGGTGGTGGCAACAACCAaacgacagcgacgacgacaacaacagcagcagcagcagcaacatcatcgaCAACGTTAAATGCTAAACAAGCAAACagctcaacagcagcaacatcctcatcagcagcagctcacAAATCGCACAAGACCACATTGCATAGCAATTTGTCGGCCACATCGCCAACCACAATTAAGTTCACACGCCAACCCATTGCCAGTGGCAGCGTCTCGTCAACGCCATCGCCAGCGGCAACAGGCTCCAGCAGCAGTAGCggaagcggcagcagcaacagttcaGCTGCTTTGTCCAGCAGCAAAGGATCGTCATCAACGGGcaaacaccatcatcatcatcaccaccaccaccatcatcatcatcacagcACTGCTGGCAACAGCCCCAAGGGCTTCAAGTCTGCATTAGTGGCACAACTGAATAGTCCGGGACttaatcacaacaacaacaacaacaataacaacagccagcatcaaaacaacaacagcagcagcggcagcagtaaaagcagcggcagcacaTTGTCATCCTCGACTTTTGCCGGCTTCTCCAAGGGCGGCAATTTAGTTTCGTCCTCCCTCAGCCAGTCTTCCTCGAACTCGAGCGGCAGTGGTCAGCAAGGCAAACTCTCCGCTGGCGGCATGTCCTCGCAAAcgggcagcggcagcggcagcaactcgagcaataacaacagcagcagcagcaacaacagcagcggcggcaacaaTAGTgccggcaacaacagcagtagcaacaacagcggcagcataGGCAGTAGTGGGATTGGGGGCGCCACGGTTAGTGGCCAAAGTTCGCAAGGCGGCAGCGGTAAATCGAGCGCAAAAATGTCCATTGATCATCAGGCAACGCTCGATAAAGGACTCAAAATGAAGATCAAACGCACCAAGCCCGGCACAAAGAGCTCCGAGGCCAAACACGAGATAGTCAAGGCCACagatcaacagcagcagcaacagcagcagaatgGCGGCCTTGGCAACAACAGCTctggcggcggcagcagccaACAGGACGAtggtggcaacagcagcaccagcaacagcagcggtggcggcagcagcaatgcGAATGCGTCTTCCcttagcaacagcaacaacaatagcagcagcagcaacagcaacaacagctcgAGCGGCGCCAGCGGCAACTCTTCCagttccagcagcagcaaaaagcatttgaataattccagcaacagtagcaacagcagcagcggcagcaacagtggcggcagcggcagcaatcaaaacaatgcacacggcagcagcagcaataacagcggcagcagcagcaacagcaacgcacaGTCAACGCCGCAGGGCAACAAACGTGGCAGCTCTGGACATCGGCGCGAGAAGACTAAGGATAAAAACGCACATTCCAATCGCCTCAGCGTTGACAAATCATCGGCAGCATCGGCGGCCGGTGAGAAGGATACGCCCGAGAAGAATACCAAcaacagtggcagcaacaacaacagtggcagcaacaacagcagcagcagcggcaacagcaattgccAGTGCAACGGCGATGTTGCAGCGACAGCAAACGCTCCCCCGTGTGCCCATCATGCCTGCATTCGACGCATCTCCAATgccagcagtggcagcaacagcagcggtgCCAGCGGCAACTCCTCAGCATCGGCCGTGCCACCGGGCGTATTTACGCCATCGGCTGGTtcgccagctgctgttgtctcGGCGGCGGCATCATTGCTGGCTGCCACAACGGCGGCCACAAATGCCGCACAGTCGTCGGCGGGTGGCGGCGGAGGCAACAGCGTTAATCCGGGTGCAGCCAATGCACCGGGTCCGCCGGGCAAAGATGCCAGCATTAAAATCTCCTCACACATTGCCGCCCAAttggcggcagcagctgcctccagcagcagtggcgctggcaacggcagcaacagcaatgccaACAGCTATGGTCAAGGCAGCGGAGGAGCCGCTGCTGGTGGCACTGGAGCTGGTGGCAATGCGGAGAGCAAAGCGGCCAGCTTGGCACAGGCCAAGCTAATGGCACCCGGCATGATCTCAGCCACGATGCACCACACAATTTCAGTGCCCGCCGGCAGCTGTGGCCCCAATGCTGGGGACGAGGAGAGCAAATCTCCACCGGCAAAGCGGGCCAAGCACAGTGATGGCAGCAAGGATATGGTCGACATATGCATTGGCACCTCTGTCGGCACCATCACCGAGCCAGACTGCCTGGGACCCTGTGAGCCTGGCACCTCGGTCACCCTCGAGGGCATCGTTTGGCACGAGACTGAGGGCGGCGTTCTGGTCGTCAACGTAACGTGGCGCGGCAAGACCTATGTGGGCACCCTGCTCGATTGCACCCGACACGATTGGGCTCCTCCAAG ATTCTGTGATTCACCAACTGAAGAATTAGATTCTCGAACTCCAAAGGGACGCGGAAAGCGCGGACGCAGCGCCGGCCTCACGCCCGATCTGAGCAACTTCACTGAAACCCGAAGCTCG ATTTACTTCTCACATGCCCAGGTGCACTCAAAGCTGCGCAACGGGGCAACCAAGGGACGCGGCGCGACGCGCAGTGCATCGGGTAATGCGGGCAACAGTGGCAGCTCGTCGGGCaacggcggtggcggtggcgccACGCCAAGCACATCGCCAACAGCATTTCTGCCACCGCGGCCGGAGAAACGCAAATCGAAGGACGAGGCGCCGTCACCGCTCAATGGCGATGGCAACGCCGATGGAGCCGGCGGCATGGTGAGCATGGTCAATGCCAGTGGCATTCCAATCTCGGCCAGCGGCGGTGGCTTGGCCACACAGCCGCAGAGCCTGCTCAATCCAGTGACCGGACTCAATGTGCAAATCAACACAAAGAAATGTAAGACTGCCTCGCCGTGCGCGATCTCACCGGTGCTGCTCGAGTGTCCCGAGCAGGACTGCAGCAAGAAGTACAAGCATGCCAATGGCCTGCGCTATCATCAGTCGCATGCGCATGGcgccagcggcagcagcggcggcggcggtgccAGCTCCATGGACGAGGACTCGATGCAGGCGCCCGAAGAGCCAGCGACGCCACCATCACCGCTTCCAGCAGCCGCTGCCACAcaggcagcaacagttgctgccgctgcggcGGCGGCCACAACAactgccgcagcagcagcagcaacacccatagcagcaacagcaacatcgccGCCAGCCAACAGCACAGCTGTGGCCAATggcacaacagcagccactgccgcagcggcagcaacagttgcaacagcgTCGCCAGTTGCTGTGCCCGAGCATgttgccgcagcagcagcaactgcagcgaCTGTGGTCAACAGCAGTGTTCCAGACGCGTTGCCAGCTCTGCCTTTGGTTGTCTcagcggcggcagcaaatGCAGCCTCTGTGGTGACAACAAATgcagtgcagcagcaacaacaacagcagcagcagcagccacagccgccgacaccacaacagcaacaacaacaaccgcaaccacagcaacaaccacaagcaTTGCTGGCGCCAGTTGTTGGCACTGCTGGCAATCAGCCTGTGGCTGGTGGCAGCATCACAGCTGGCATCTCAACACAAGCACTGtcgcagcatcagcagcaactgctTGGCGGTCTTGTGGGCAACTGTGGCGCCGGATTGCCGGCCATGTTGtcggagcaacagcaacaggccTTGCTGCAGCAAGGAGCAT TGAAAGCGGGCGTGCTACGCTTTGGGCCACCAGATGCAGCTgctctgcagcagcagcaacaacaacaacagcagcagcaacagcaaggaCCAGCATCACAACAGTCGCCGCCTGGACAGAGTCCATTGCGGCCGCCCAGCCTGACACAGGATGCACAACAAGCGCCGCCTGGCTacgcacaacagcagcaacaacaacagcagcagccgccgccagGCCTCAAGAGCTCGCCAGGCTTTGGCCCTGGCTCTGTGGGCGCCAGCATTAAGCCTAAGAAGAACCGCAAGTCGCCGGGACCCGGTGACTTTGATGGCAGCGTGTCGCGCGACGATGTGCAGAGTCCAGCGTACAGTGATATATCGGATGACTCGACGCCGGTGGCCGATCAGGAGATGCTCGACAAATCGCAGCCGGGCAAGCACATCGAGCTGATGGGCAAGAAGCCCAGCGAGTTGGGCGTGCCACCAGCACCAGCGCCCAATATGCCGCCATCGTTGGCGGGCTATGGCATGTATCAGTTCTATCCGGcggcacagcaacagcagcagcagcaacaacaacagccgccgccaccgcagccacagccgcagTATATGGTGCAGCCAGGTGGACCGGAGGCACTGCAACAGCCGGGCAAGCcgtcacagcagcagcagcaaatgcaacagcCAGGCGCTCCGCCAGCTACCTCACAGGCACCGCAGCAGACGCATCTGCTGGCGCCGCCgccacagcagcaggcagTTGGCCATTTAGCTGACTatagcaacaagaacaaggaGCCGCCATTGGATCTGATGACAAAGCCGCCAACGCAATCAGttgcccagcagcaacagcagcaaccaggtCAGAATGACAACAATGGCAAGGACTCGGGACCGCCCACATCACAGGCGGGTCAAGTGCAGCCGCCGCCGGTTAATCTCAGTGCTGTGGCTGGACCGCCACCGACTGGCTTGCCGCCTGGCATGGCTGGCCTGGCCGGTCTAGGTGGTCCAACGCCAGGCAAAGCGCTGGGACACTTCTATCCCTACAA CTTTATTCCGCCGGGTTATCCTTATAGTGTGGATCCAAACTTTGGTCCCGTTTCGATAGTGCCCTCGGATGAGGCTGCCAAGCTGGCTGGCCATCCTGGGCTCCCGCCCAGCTCACaggcgcaacaacagcagcaatcgcAGTTGGCCGGCATCAGCATTGAGGAGGAGCGCATCAAGGAGAGTCCCAGTCCGCATGAGAACTCCAAGCATTTGCCACCACAGCAGCAG CTGTTGGCCAACAAGCTGATCAAGCAGGAGCCGATGATCAAGCAGGAGATCAAGCAAGAGCCCAACTCGAATCCGGGTCAGCAACAGCCGCCGCCACAGCatcagccacagcagcagccacaacaaccaccgccacagccacagcaaccgCATGCACTGCATCCCAAGGATCTGCAGGCATTGGGCGCCTATCCCAGCATCTATCAGCGTCATTCCATCAGTTTGGCAGCAGCCCGTGAAGAAGAGCTGCGACG CTATTACATGTTCACGGATCAACAGCGTCGTCAGAATGCCGCAGCTGTGGCAGCGGCACAAGGTGCGCCTGGCATGCAGCCGCATCCTGGTATGCCGCAACAGCACAAGGATGAGGCCAGCTTGAgtgcacagcaacagcagcagcaacaacagcagcaggcacagCAGATATCCAttgcacagcaacagcaggtgttgcagcagcatcatcagcacctgcagcagcagcaggcgcagcaacaacaacagcaggcccagcagcaacagcaggcggcacagcagcaacaacaggcacaacagcaacagcagcaacaacaacagcagcagaagctgaagcagtCGCAGGCGGCCAGCGCATCGGCCAACAACAAGGCCACGAATCTGACCAAGGAGTCGCCCAAGCAGAAGGGCAACTCGGCGGACGAtgatcagcagcagccgccgaaGGTGAAGCAGGAGGGCCAGAAACCCACCATGGAAACACAGGgtccgccgccaccgccaacCTCGCAATACTTCCTGCATCCCTCGTACATCTCGCCGACGCCGTTTGGCTTCGATCCCAATCATCCCATGTACCGCAATGTGTTAATGTCGGCCGCCGGGCCGTACAACGGTGCGCCGTATCATCTGCCCATACCACGCTATCACGCGCCCGAGGATCTATCGCGCAACACGGGCACCAAGGCGCTGGACGCACTGCATCATGCGGCCAGCCAGTATTACACCACGCACAAAATACACGAGCTGAGCGAACGTGCTCTCAAATCGCCCACCAGCGCCAGCGGTCCCGTCAAGGTCAGCGTCAGCAGTCCCAGCCTCGGTCCACCGCAGCCCGGCGGCGGTCCCAGCAACAGCGGACCTGGTTCGGGGCCCAATGTACTGGGCGGCAATGGTCCCAGCCAGCCGGGCTCAGCGCCTGGCGGTGCCGGGGGCGTGCCACTGAATCTGCAGCCACCACCGGGCAGCCTGGGCGGTCCACCGTCCAGCAAATCGGATATGGCTGGCCAAAAGTCACATGGCGGGGCGCCCGGCACAGTGCTGGATGCGCATAAGCAACCGTTGCCTGGAGCGCCGCCTCTAGGCGCCGGTCCGCCTGGCAGCTCGgctgtgggtgtgggtgtCGGTGGTGCTGGCAATGGAGCGCCCGGTGGCGCCGGTGCCGCGGATTCGCGTAGTCCGCCGCCACAGCGACATGTGCACACACACCATCACACACACGTAGGACTCGGCTACCCCATGTACCCGGCGCCCTATGGAG CTGCCGTTTTGGCCAGCCAACAGGCGGCTGCAGTAGCTGTGATAAATCCATTTCCGCCGGGACCGTCGAAATGA
- the LOC132792950 gene encoding putative uncharacterized protein DDB_G0277255 isoform X3, with protein sequence MENRLEKVALNSSNVATESNIKNKLLANLSAANAATTTSSSSVAATGAGTAATATTNSTAAGTTTTTAATNQALNFNNKVKATTATNHSQGNSAIKKHSKLIGGGKGHTNNTTTTSNNSNSTTSSSSSSSSSSNSSESKDTNFEYEDEWNIGGIPELLDDLDADIEKSAAHSGGGNNQTTATTTTTAAAAATSSTTLNAKQANSSTAATSSSAAAHKSHKTTLHSNLSATSPTTIKFTRQPIASGSVSSTPSPAATGSSSSSGSGSSNSSAALSSSKGSSSTGKHHHHHHHHHHHHHHSTAGNSPKGFKSALVAQLNSPGLNHNNNNNNNNSQHQNNNSSSGSSKSSGSTLSSSTFAGFSKGGNLVSSSLSQSSSNSSGSGQQGKLSAGGMSSQTGSGSGSNSSNNNSSSSNNSSGGNNSAGNNSSSNNSGSIGSSGIGGATVSGQSSQGGSGKSSAKMSIDHQATLDKGLKMKIKRTKPGTKSSEAKHEIVKATDQQQQQQQQNGGLGNNSSGGGSSQQDDGGNSSTSNSSGGGSSNANASSLSNSNNNSSSSNSNNSSSGASGNSSSSSSSKKHLNNSSNSSNSSSGSNSGGSGSNQNNAHGSSSNNSGSSSNSNAQSTPQGNKRGSSGHRREKTKDKNAHSNRLSVDKSSAASAAGEKDTPEKNTNNSGSNNNSGSNNSSSSGNSNCQCNGDVAATANAPPCAHHACIRRISNASSGSNSSGASGNSSASAVPPGVFTPSAGSPAAVVSAAASLLAATTAATNAAQSSAGGGGGNSVNPGAANAPGPPGKDASIKISSHIAAQLAAAAASSSSGAGNGSNSNANSYGQGSGGAAAGGTGAGGNAESKAASLAQAKLMAPGMISATMHHTISVPAGSCGPNAGDEESKSPPAKRAKHSDGSKDMVDICIGTSVGTITEPDCLGPCEPGTSVTLEGIVWHETEGGVLVVNVTWRGKTYVGTLLDCTRHDWAPPR encoded by the exons ATGGAAAATCGGCTTGAAAAG GTGGCCCTGAATAGCAGCAACGTAGCAACGGAAAGCaatattaagaataaattGTTAGCTAATTTAAGTGCGGCaaacgcagcaacaacaacgtcatcatcatcggtaGCAGCAACGGGAGCAGGAACAGCggctacagcaacaacaaattcaacggcagcaggaacaacaacaacaacggcggcCACAAACCAAGCATTGAATTTCAATAACAAAGtgaaggcaacaacagcaacgaatcATTCGCAAGGCAACAGTGCGATTAAGAAGCATTCAA AATTAATTGGCGGTGGCAAGGGACACACAAATAATACAAcgacaacaagcaacaacagcaactcaacAACATcgtcgagcagcagcagcagttcgTCATCCAATTCAAGTGAATCAAAGGATACGAATTTTGAGTACGAGGACGAGTGGAATATTGGCGGCATTCCAGAGCTGCTAGACGATCTTGACGCTGACATTGAAAAGTCGGCGGCGCATTCGGGTGGTGGCAACAACCAaacgacagcgacgacgacaacaacagcagcagcagcagcaacatcatcgaCAACGTTAAATGCTAAACAAGCAAACagctcaacagcagcaacatcctcatcagcagcagctcacAAATCGCACAAGACCACATTGCATAGCAATTTGTCGGCCACATCGCCAACCACAATTAAGTTCACACGCCAACCCATTGCCAGTGGCAGCGTCTCGTCAACGCCATCGCCAGCGGCAACAGGCTCCAGCAGCAGTAGCggaagcggcagcagcaacagttcaGCTGCTTTGTCCAGCAGCAAAGGATCGTCATCAACGGGcaaacaccatcatcatcatcaccaccaccaccatcatcatcatcacagcACTGCTGGCAACAGCCCCAAGGGCTTCAAGTCTGCATTAGTGGCACAACTGAATAGTCCGGGACttaatcacaacaacaacaacaacaataacaacagccagcatcaaaacaacaacagcagcagcggcagcagtaaaagcagcggcagcacaTTGTCATCCTCGACTTTTGCCGGCTTCTCCAAGGGCGGCAATTTAGTTTCGTCCTCCCTCAGCCAGTCTTCCTCGAACTCGAGCGGCAGTGGTCAGCAAGGCAAACTCTCCGCTGGCGGCATGTCCTCGCAAAcgggcagcggcagcggcagcaactcgagcaataacaacagcagcagcagcaacaacagcagcggcggcaacaaTAGTgccggcaacaacagcagtagcaacaacagcggcagcataGGCAGTAGTGGGATTGGGGGCGCCACGGTTAGTGGCCAAAGTTCGCAAGGCGGCAGCGGTAAATCGAGCGCAAAAATGTCCATTGATCATCAGGCAACGCTCGATAAAGGACTCAAAATGAAGATCAAACGCACCAAGCCCGGCACAAAGAGCTCCGAGGCCAAACACGAGATAGTCAAGGCCACagatcaacagcagcagcaacagcagcagaatgGCGGCCTTGGCAACAACAGCTctggcggcggcagcagccaACAGGACGAtggtggcaacagcagcaccagcaacagcagcggtggcggcagcagcaatgcGAATGCGTCTTCCcttagcaacagcaacaacaatagcagcagcagcaacagcaacaacagctcgAGCGGCGCCAGCGGCAACTCTTCCagttccagcagcagcaaaaagcatttgaataattccagcaacagtagcaacagcagcagcggcagcaacagtggcggcagcggcagcaatcaaaacaatgcacacggcagcagcagcaataacagcggcagcagcagcaacagcaacgcacaGTCAACGCCGCAGGGCAACAAACGTGGCAGCTCTGGACATCGGCGCGAGAAGACTAAGGATAAAAACGCACATTCCAATCGCCTCAGCGTTGACAAATCATCGGCAGCATCGGCGGCCGGTGAGAAGGATACGCCCGAGAAGAATACCAAcaacagtggcagcaacaacaacagtggcagcaacaacagcagcagcagcggcaacagcaattgccAGTGCAACGGCGATGTTGCAGCGACAGCAAACGCTCCCCCGTGTGCCCATCATGCCTGCATTCGACGCATCTCCAATgccagcagtggcagcaacagcagcggtgCCAGCGGCAACTCCTCAGCATCGGCCGTGCCACCGGGCGTATTTACGCCATCGGCTGGTtcgccagctgctgttgtctcGGCGGCGGCATCATTGCTGGCTGCCACAACGGCGGCCACAAATGCCGCACAGTCGTCGGCGGGTGGCGGCGGAGGCAACAGCGTTAATCCGGGTGCAGCCAATGCACCGGGTCCGCCGGGCAAAGATGCCAGCATTAAAATCTCCTCACACATTGCCGCCCAAttggcggcagcagctgcctccagcagcagtggcgctggcaacggcagcaacagcaatgccaACAGCTATGGTCAAGGCAGCGGAGGAGCCGCTGCTGGTGGCACTGGAGCTGGTGGCAATGCGGAGAGCAAAGCGGCCAGCTTGGCACAGGCCAAGCTAATGGCACCCGGCATGATCTCAGCCACGATGCACCACACAATTTCAGTGCCCGCCGGCAGCTGTGGCCCCAATGCTGGGGACGAGGAGAGCAAATCTCCACCGGCAAAGCGGGCCAAGCACAGTGATGGCAGCAAGGATATGGTCGACATATGCATTGGCACCTCTGTCGGCACCATCACCGAGCCAGACTGCCTGGGACCCTGTGAGCCTGGCACCTCGGTCACCCTCGAGGGCATCGTTTGGCACGAGACTGAGGGCGGCGTTCTGGTCGTCAACGTAACGTGGCGCGGCAAGACCTATGTGGGCACCCTGCTCGATTGCACCCGACACGATTGGGCTCCTCCAAGGTGA